The following nucleotide sequence is from Vibrio rumoiensis.
GAGTTTCTTTTCCGAAGAGGTTCATATCTTGCGAGAACTTAATATAAAGTAAGTAGCCTTTGTAAAACTCTATTCTTGCCGTAAATTTTCTTCCCCCTAAAACCCCCTCTATTTTGGCGACAATCTCTTTATCTGGAAATAAAGCAATATTCTTCGGCCAGCATTGCTTCATTTCATCGTTTATGTCGAAAAATGCTGTCACTTTTCCACCATGCCATCTTTGGACTTTGCACAACAACTTAATTTGACAGTCAAGTTTATTCTTCTGATCTTCATTTAGAGCATCTCGAAACGCCCTCAACACTACGACTTCATATTCACGTAGCTTCTTATCTCCACCATATATCAGCTTATCTATCAAATTCTTAATTACCACAATTACACCCTCCGTTTGAACCTAAAACCTCTCCTGCTCCCGCACCTGCTGCGGCTCCTGTTACTGTCCCTTTCCATGTATATGGAACCCTGTCAAGTACACTAATTAGAGGATTCCATTTCTGTCCCAGTGTTTTCCCAGTAGCCATCCATGTCAACTGAGTGTCTTGGCGCAGGCTTTCGACCTTTAACCCCCTAAGAATTGTAAAGATCGTGCAATCCTATCTTATCGGGGGCATTCAAAACCGAGTCCCCTTGTTGGTCTCTATAAATCAGAACCAACTCGCCTTTGTTGCTATTGTGGGCTGGACAGATGGGCCTAACTCCGTCCAGAACAGCAAGAAGTCCAAAGATGGCCTCATTTACAGCGCTCTCAATTACGGCATTGACATTGCCCTTTTCATCCTCCTTGAGCCGGTTATACCATTCAGAGCGCTCAGACTCAGTTTTGCTCACTCTTCTACCCGGAGGGGATTCAAGGTTGCTTATGACATCTTCAATGGCCGCATTTTTTACAACATCTTTGACTGCTTCAATAAATTCTTCCGACTTCATTAGTATTCCTATTTCCGGTAATCGTATTCATTCCTTAATATCTTCACGCTACAACCTTCCTCCGCAGTGTGGGCACCTAAAAGAGCGTGTAAACAATATCGAACCGATGCTTTTTACTCTAATTGACAGAAAGCGATTATCCCTTCTCCCAACATGCAAAGGTGTTCCCCCGCAGTGCTTGCACTTCACTAAAATAGACGCTAGAGCTGACAGCGGAGCAACGGCCAATAGAGGGTATATGATGCGGCCCAATTCGTGCCTTCCCAGAGTAAAGAAGCCCAGTTCGTGCATCACCCCAAAAGCTGGGATTGATAAAAAAAGCACCCATGAAACAGATATACCCAGTGCGACCATTCGCAGTACAAACGATGCTTTCATGCCAATACCACCCGACATTCACTCAGCTCCAATACGCCGCCCAAACCACTTGGCCTCTGGTGTCGGTTAGCCACAACCGGCACCAACATCACCCGCCTTATGTTCCGGAGAAGAATCTCATCACTTCCGCTGGGTAATGGAATAGGTGCCCTCCTTTATCGAAGAACAGAAACCAAACAGACGCTGCCACACAGAATATTCCTGCAAGAATCATTTCTAATGATGTTCTCGCATAAATAGTAAGCCTGCTCCTATTATCGAACTTGATCACCCGATGTTTGAATAAAGCCACGCATCCAACGTATATACATCTTATCCCTGTTGGAAGCGCAATAAACACAGCGCCAACTGTCATAAATGTATATAAAAACATATCCACCCAGTTATTGATTTCCATAAGCCGTCCCCAAAGCTGATCCAATAGCAGAACCATGTGAGCCGTAATTAATCACTGGATTCCTCATTAGCTCTCTTTAACTTTAATATTTTCCTTAGATTTAAGTATCCATAGATTCCTGAGAACACTCCATACCCCCCCCAAACACCAACGGACAGATATAAGGCGAATTTGCTTAGAGGCCCATTCACATAATTTAATAAAGCGAACACTGCAATTCCTATAAGGGCTCCAGCTAACGGAAATCCAAGCAGATATACTGCTCTATATTTCAAATCGGTTTTTTTCATCTTATTCTTTATCTATATGTTTTGAAATCTTATCCACAATGGATGTAGTATCCATATTCATTATCCTCCCTGCTTTTTCAATCAGAAACTCAGCTTCATTTGTTATGTTCTTTGACTCTTCATTAATAATGTCAATGATAGTTTCTAGTGCGATTCCATACTCACCCACATCAATAAATTCTTGCACTTCTATACTTTCACATTCAGAAAACGAATCAGAAAGCGCCATCAGCAAAAGCTCTAGTGTGGATTCAATTTTTCGATATTCATTCTTCATTTTGCCTTCCAAACCACTTGGCCGCTGGCGTTGACAGGACCAACGCCAGAGCCTGAACCACACCATCAACTGCCTAAAAAAAATGTCATTACTTCCATTGGATAGAGAAATAAATTTCCGCCTTTAGCAAAAAACAAATACCAAACAGAAAAAATAGCGGAACCCCCCCCAGCAATACATACTTCAAGTACGTTTCTTGCCAAGAAATACTTGTAGTGCTTTCTTTCATATTTAGGTAGTCTCATTTTTATTAGGTTCTTCAATGTTAACCAAAGAAAAATAGCCCCTACAGGTAGGATAATCACCACCACCCCAAAAAAATAAATTGTGTATATAATAAAATCGAACCAACTATTGATTTCCATAAACAGTCCCCAGAGCTACATCGGCCAATAACTCGCCATCGAGGCCGTAAACATAGAGCACATCTACGCCACCAGCAGGCTTAACCGCTGGTGGCAATATTTCAAGCCGTTCTCAATACTGCCTTTTCTTAAAGTAGCCAAGCCTTCTCAGACGAGATAAGAAATTCTTTTTGAAATACAGCCCACCCGGCAATGCTGCTAAAACAAAAAGCACCATAAAATAAACTGCATAAACCACATTAGAATTAAAAGCTTCACGCCACCCATTGATAAACACGGGGGCAATAAATAACGGTGCAACCAATACACACGCAAACAACACGTAAACAATACCCCCCCCCACATATTTAGCAAAGGCACCGGACCTACCCAGGAAAAATAGAGTTTTCCCATAAACAACGAACCCTACTAATAAAAGACCTGATACAACAACAAAGTACATGGCCGTAACAATCCACATCATATTAAAACCCCTTACCAAATAATTCACCCGAGCCAACGGTAACACCTTCAACCACAGAGCCAACAGTATTTCCCGGAATTTTATTTATCCCTGATGAACTTAATGGACGTCCAATGATTGTAAAGCGATAAGGGCTAATATAACGCCCTATTGTACTTCCTAGAGGTCCTCCTAAAGCCCCTCCCAGCGCAGCTCCAGCCACAGCGGAAAAATCATAATTACAGTAATCAGTAACATCCTTTCCTGAAACATATAGACCAGCACTTTGACCAAGCAGGCTGGCTATACCCGCACCAGCCGCCGCTCCGGCAGAGTGTGCTCCAAATATATTAACGAAACCAACTAATGCACCAGTGCCAGCTCCAGCTAATGCGCCTTGCCACCCACCTGAAATGTAGCCACCTATTCCCCCAGAGATCAGTCCATAGGCCGCACCCGCGAGCCCATATTCCCCAGTAGGATCAATTAGCCTTAAAGGGTTTGCGCGAACATACCCATAGGTATCCACCCCATCGAACAGGCCAAGGCGGTCTGATTGTAAGTAACGGCCAAGTGCTGGGTCATAGTAGCGATGCCAGTTGTAATGGAGCCCGGTCTCCGCGTCGTAATACTGTCCTGGGAACCGCAAGTTGAAGGTCGGCCCCTGGGTGGTGATGCTGGCTTTACCAAAGGGGCTGTAGCTCGCCTTCCAAACCACTTGGCCGCTTGCATCGGTCAGCGCCTTCGGGGTGCCCAGGTGATCGACGTGGACTTGGTAGGTCTGTCCTGACTGAACAAAGCCCAAGGGTGTCCCATCGAGCCAGACATACTCCGCCAGCACGTCTCCAGTGGCCGCGTCCAGCTCCTCGATGAGGTTTCCTGCCAGGTCGTAAACCAGCAGCCGGGTATGCCCGTTTAGGGTCTTGGTTACACGCTGATCCAGATGGTTGTATGTGTAGCTTACAGTCACTCCCGCGACCGTTGCGGCCACCAGCCGGTTCTGGCTGTCATAGGTGAAGGTATCCGCCCCCTGCTTCGTCAGGTTGCCATTGGCGTCATAGCTTCTGGAGGTTTGCCCGGCCTTCACCAACCAGTTGTTCATGTAGTTGATGGTGTAGCTTTGGCTCAGGCCATCGGTCGTGATCGAGGTCCTGTTGCCGGTGGCGTCATAGCTATAGCCCAAAACGCCATAGAGCCCCTCAGCAGAGGTGATGCGGCCAACCGAGTCATAACCGAGTGACTGATTGACTGATGAGCTGAGATTGTCGTCTATGGCTGAAATCAACGAGTCTGGCGTGTACCGATATACCAGCGAATGCACCCTAGTAGCGTCGATGCCGGTGACTCGATAATTGAGATCCAAAGAACGACTTTCAGAAATTCCATTGCCTCTTACCATACTGGTGACGGGGCCAAAGGGCGCTCGCTCGATCTGGCTTGCCAGGCTTGTTGTGGTGCCTGCTTGTGTCGTTGCCACCTCGATGACGTCACCGGCTGAGTCACGGGTGTAGGAGACCTCACGGCCACTGGGATACGTGATCTTCGTGACGAGGCCTGCACCATCGTATTGGTACTGGGTAGTCAGGCTCTGCCCGTGGGTTTCCCAGGTCTCGTAAGCCAGCCATCCTTCGGGTGTATAGCCATATCTCCGGACACCGTTGCCATCATCGACTGAGGTCAAGCGGCCTATGCCGTATGGTGAGCTTGATTCGTCATACCCGTACAGAATTGGCGATTCGCCAGCGACATCGCTGGAGGTCTCGATGATCCTGTTCAGCGCGTCATAGCTGTAGCTTGTGGTTTGTCCCTTGGCCGTCTTGCGCGTTGCCACGTTACCGGCTTCGTCATAGGTAATGTCGGTGGTGCCGGTGTCCGGGCTCCGGACTTGAGTCACTTCGCCAAAGCCGTTGTAGCTGTAGTAGGTCAGGCGCGAACGAGGGTCGGAGACACGGTAAACATCGCCGGTATCCTTGTAGAGCACCTGCGTGACCTTCCCGAGTGGATCGGTCGTTTGTGTCCGGTGATGGAAGCCGTCGTACTTGTAGGAGTGTGTGTTACCAGAGGGACTGGTCTCCTGTATCAGGTTTGCCACCACATCGTAGGAAAACGATGACTGATTGCTATAGGCATCGGAGACACTGGAGAGCCAGCCGATTTCGTTGAAGATCCGGCGCTCTATCCAACGGGTCTGGCCCAGCGCATCGAGCAGTCGCTCTTCTACTGGGTTCCCGAGGTCATTGAGCTCAAGCTCGCGCCGGTTGCCCTGTGCATCTGTTTCCGCCACCAGCCGATGTGCAGCGTCGTACTCATAGCTGACGGTTGCACCATTTGGCTTGGTCAGCGAGCTCAGGAGGCCCACAGCATCATAGTTGTAGACCGTGGTGCCTTCTGGTCCAGTGGAGCTAACAAGTCTTCCTCTGGCGTCATAGGTGAGGGTTTGGGTTACACCGTTGACACCCTGAATGGTCCCGGCGCGACCGTTCGAGTCGTAGTCACCAAACTGCATCACCTGCCCCAGCGCGTTTGTTGTCCGGATCAAGTTGCCCTGGTCATCGTAGTCAAATGTCGTCACATCGCTGACGTCGGTGCGAGGACCATCAACCGAGGCCAACAGGCTCGGCTTTCCTGTACCAACAGGGGCATAGGTGTACGTCCATGTCCGGGAAGCGCCCGAGCTGCGATCAGTGACCTTGCGACTTATCACCCGAAGATGAGTGTCGTAGGTGAGCTCAGTGATCCTGGTTGGTTCTGTGATTTTTGCCGGGAGCGACTTGGAAGGAAGCCAGTCGGTCGTAACCTTGCCCCCGTCCTGGTCTATCTGGGTGGTTTCCAATCCCCGGTCGTTATGGGT
It contains:
- a CDS encoding MafI family immunity protein yields the protein MKNEYRKIESTLELLLMALSDSFSECESIEVQEFIDVGEYGIALETIIDIINEESKNITNEAEFLIEKAGRIMNMDTTSIVDKISKHIDKE